A window from Agrobacterium tumefaciens encodes these proteins:
- a CDS encoding sensor histidine kinase: MARPTSMTRKLVTALTSVVAISWLLACGLGVMVMQDEFAEIFDAGLEETSERLLPLLLDDLRENNTAPAAQKLNQSAEGVEYLTYQVRDREGQVVLHSHDSSTEPFEVALDPGFSETSSQRIFTVASPDGNYFLQVADAFANRREAIEEAGTALMLPVLILIPASIFAVIVVVRRTLQPVQTLRDEIGKKDGGNLAPLATQPFPAELHPIARSVNLLLGRLRSTIEAEREFTANSAHELRTPIAGALAQAQRLHADIPPELAPRVENIEKSLQHLAHLAEKLLQMSRAEAKIGVTDKTSDLIPVLELVIDDMSRTAIGTSRIRFNNRCEGGLPCRIGADAFGIIIRNLLENALIHSPAESPVQVVAETDGTIRIVNSAPAIDPALLPKLTTRFTRGQTTADGTGLGLAIVKSLVEQAGGELMLSSPVPGRQDGFEARVILPVETA, translated from the coding sequence ATGGCCAGACCGACCAGCATGACCCGCAAACTCGTGACGGCGCTGACAAGCGTTGTCGCCATATCCTGGCTACTCGCCTGCGGGCTTGGCGTCATGGTGATGCAGGACGAATTTGCCGAGATTTTCGATGCCGGCCTCGAAGAAACTTCGGAAAGGCTGCTGCCGCTTCTTCTGGACGACCTGCGCGAAAACAATACCGCACCGGCCGCACAAAAACTCAACCAGTCGGCGGAAGGGGTGGAATATCTGACCTATCAGGTTCGCGACCGGGAGGGCCAGGTCGTGCTGCACTCGCATGACAGTTCGACGGAGCCTTTCGAAGTCGCGCTTGACCCCGGTTTTTCCGAGACATCGTCGCAGCGCATCTTCACGGTCGCCTCGCCCGACGGCAATTATTTCCTGCAGGTGGCCGATGCCTTCGCCAATCGCCGCGAGGCGATCGAAGAGGCCGGCACCGCCTTGATGCTGCCTGTGCTCATTCTCATTCCGGCCAGCATTTTCGCCGTCATCGTCGTTGTGCGCAGAACCCTGCAACCCGTGCAGACGTTGCGTGACGAAATCGGCAAAAAAGACGGCGGCAATCTCGCCCCGCTTGCGACCCAGCCGTTCCCGGCAGAACTGCACCCCATCGCCCGTTCGGTCAACCTGCTGCTCGGGCGGCTGCGATCGACGATCGAGGCCGAGCGGGAATTCACCGCCAACAGCGCCCACGAATTGCGCACGCCGATTGCCGGCGCGCTGGCGCAGGCGCAGAGGCTGCATGCCGATATTCCGCCGGAGCTGGCGCCACGCGTCGAGAATATCGAAAAATCCCTGCAGCATCTCGCGCATCTCGCCGAAAAACTGCTTCAAATGTCGCGGGCGGAAGCGAAGATCGGGGTGACCGACAAAACAAGCGATCTCATCCCCGTGCTCGAACTCGTCATCGACGACATGAGCAGAACGGCGATCGGTACATCCCGCATCCGCTTCAACAATCGCTGTGAAGGCGGCCTGCCCTGTCGGATCGGCGCGGATGCCTTCGGCATCATCATCCGTAACCTTCTTGAAAACGCGCTGATCCACAGTCCCGCGGAAAGCCCGGTGCAGGTTGTCGCCGAAACGGACGGCACGATCCGCATCGTCAATTCCGCGCCTGCCATCGACCCGGCTTTGTTACCCAAGCTGACCACACGCTTCACCCGAGGCCAGACCACGGCTGACGGCACCGGGCTTGGCCTTGCCATCGTCAAAAGCTTGGTGGAACA